The following proteins come from a genomic window of Streptomyces sp. GS7:
- a CDS encoding class III lanthipeptide yields MDLQGIEVPAEREAQALGSTISTGC; encoded by the coding sequence ATGGACCTGCAGGGCATCGAGGTGCCCGCCGAGCGTGAGGCTCAGGCGCTGGGCTCGACCATCAGCACCGGCTGCTGA
- a CDS encoding class III lanthipeptide — protein MDLQGIEVPAEREAQALGSTVSTGC, from the coding sequence ATGGACCTGCAGGGCATCGAGGTGCCCGCCGAGCGTGAGGCCCAGGCGCTGGGCTCCACCGTCAGCACCGGTTGCTGA
- a CDS encoding class III lanthipeptide — protein MDLQGIEVPAEREAQALGSTVSTGC, from the coding sequence ATGGACCTTCAGGGCATCGAGGTGCCGGCCGAGCGTGAGGCCCAGGCTCTCGGCTCCACCGTCAGCACGGGCTGCTGA
- a CDS encoding FAD/NAD(P)-binding protein produces MGKDPHHGGKTGAPLSLCVIGCGPRGASIVERILANVPALYGDRPLDLHVVDPYPPGAGRTWRTDQPGLLWMNSAADQVTMYPDESVACAGPPRPGPTTAGWLDAPLHDGAYAARRDQGRYLRSFFAEVTGARPASVRLHVHRARAVDLLRTAPYGRPGRQRVVLDSGRTVLADRVVLAQGHVDTLAAPAPPGLTRIGPGPADPDALDRIPAGAPVVVRGLGLVFVDCLALLTEGRGGRFSGAPGGSLRYLPSGREPRLYAGSRRGVPLPPKPSATAPAAPDGGLRFATPGACRAALARPGASFGRDVWPLVLAELAWHHYRALFAAAPDRTCMTWQDFDAQYALLFTDAGRLAKLARAAVPDPADRLDLDRLADPLAGRRFTGGDDLQRQLRAHLAATLRRRTGPAAGPELALVDGLRRTGEVVEELWRSGDLDEASVADALRRFALGTYLSSGPPPLRARQLLALAEAGVVTFVGPGMRVETGPAGFRALSPAVPGAVHEAAVLLDARLAPAGPDRVADPLLRALAARGELAPDPAGEDGGPPRLSGAELHPVAADGTVHRDRIVAGPAQFPRPRANAVAFRQNDAIARRLLAR; encoded by the coding sequence ATGGGGAAGGACCCGCACCACGGCGGGAAGACCGGCGCACCGCTCTCCCTCTGCGTCATCGGCTGCGGCCCGCGCGGCGCCTCCATCGTGGAGCGCATCCTCGCCAACGTGCCCGCCCTGTACGGCGACCGCCCGCTGGACCTGCACGTCGTCGACCCGTACCCGCCGGGCGCCGGCCGCACCTGGCGCACCGACCAGCCGGGCCTGCTGTGGATGAACTCCGCCGCCGACCAGGTCACCATGTACCCCGACGAGAGCGTCGCCTGCGCCGGACCACCGCGCCCCGGCCCCACCACCGCCGGGTGGCTCGACGCCCCGCTGCACGACGGCGCCTATGCCGCCCGCCGCGACCAGGGCCGCTATCTGCGCAGCTTCTTCGCCGAGGTGACCGGCGCGCGGCCCGCGTCGGTACGGCTGCACGTCCACCGGGCGCGCGCCGTCGACCTGTTGCGCACCGCCCCGTACGGCCGCCCGGGACGCCAGCGGGTGGTCCTCGACTCCGGCCGGACCGTCCTCGCCGACCGGGTGGTCCTCGCCCAGGGCCATGTGGACACCCTCGCCGCCCCCGCCCCGCCCGGACTGACCCGGATCGGCCCCGGCCCCGCCGACCCGGACGCGCTGGACCGCATACCGGCCGGGGCGCCCGTCGTCGTCCGCGGCCTCGGCCTGGTCTTCGTCGACTGCCTGGCCCTGCTGACGGAGGGCCGCGGCGGCCGCTTCTCCGGGGCGCCCGGCGGCTCGCTGCGCTATCTGCCGTCCGGCCGCGAACCCCGCCTGTACGCGGGCTCCCGCCGCGGTGTACCGCTGCCCCCGAAGCCGTCGGCCACCGCGCCCGCGGCGCCCGACGGCGGCCTCCGCTTCGCCACGCCCGGCGCCTGCCGCGCCGCGCTGGCCCGCCCCGGCGCGTCCTTCGGCCGCGACGTCTGGCCGCTGGTGCTGGCCGAACTGGCCTGGCACCACTACCGCGCCCTGTTCGCCGCCGCGCCCGATCGCACCTGCATGACCTGGCAGGACTTCGACGCCCAGTACGCCCTGCTGTTCACCGACGCCGGCCGGCTGGCCAAACTGGCCCGCGCGGCGGTCCCCGACCCCGCCGACCGCCTCGACCTCGACCGGCTGGCCGACCCGCTGGCCGGCCGCCGCTTCACCGGCGGCGACGACCTCCAGCGGCAGCTGCGCGCCCACCTGGCCGCGACCCTGCGCCGCCGTACGGGACCGGCGGCCGGCCCCGAACTCGCCCTGGTGGACGGCCTCCGCCGGACCGGCGAGGTCGTCGAGGAGCTGTGGCGCTCCGGCGACCTGGACGAGGCCTCGGTCGCCGACGCGCTGCGCCGCTTCGCCCTCGGTACGTACCTCAGCTCGGGCCCGCCGCCGCTGCGCGCCCGGCAGCTGCTGGCGCTGGCGGAGGCGGGCGTGGTGACGTTCGTGGGCCCCGGCATGCGCGTGGAGACCGGGCCGGCCGGCTTCCGGGCGCTCAGCCCCGCCGTCCCCGGCGCCGTCCACGAGGCGGCCGTCCTCCTGGACGCCCGGCTGGCGCCCGCCGGTCCGGACCGGGTCGCCGACCCGCTGCTGCGCGCGCTTGCGGCCCGCGGTGAGCTGGCACCGGACCCCGCCGGAGAGGACGGCGGGCCGCCGCGGCTGTCCGGTGCGGAGCTGCACCCGGTCGCCGCGGACGGCACCGTGCACCGCGACCGGATCGTGGCCGGCCCGGCCCAGTTCCCGCGCCCGCGGGCCAACGCCGTGGCCTTCCGCCAGAACGACGCCATCGCCCGGCGGTTGCTGGCCCGCTGA
- a CDS encoding response regulator has product MAERAQAPEESRPDIRVLVADDQAAVRSGLVLVLQTDPGITVVGEAGDGEAAVRMAGELRPDVVLMDVQMPLLNGVAATRRIVERGLAEVLVLTTFDLNEYIFGALRAGAGGFILKNAEPAVLVGAVREVAHGEGFLTPAIARRLISEFALQAPSSRPSLPDGAAQTLDTLTKRELEVLACIGRGLANSAIAQTLNLAEGTVKTHTSRILSKLNLRSRVQAAILAQQHGVTLRG; this is encoded by the coding sequence GTGGCGGAGCGTGCCCAGGCCCCTGAGGAGAGCCGGCCGGACATTCGGGTGCTGGTCGCCGACGACCAGGCGGCGGTGCGTTCCGGTCTGGTCCTCGTCCTCCAGACCGACCCGGGCATCACGGTCGTCGGCGAGGCCGGCGACGGTGAGGCGGCGGTGCGGATGGCCGGCGAACTGAGGCCCGACGTCGTGCTGATGGATGTGCAGATGCCGCTGCTCAACGGTGTCGCCGCCACCCGCAGGATCGTCGAGCGCGGTCTCGCGGAGGTCCTGGTGCTGACCACCTTCGACCTCAACGAGTACATCTTCGGGGCGCTGCGGGCCGGGGCCGGCGGCTTCATCCTCAAGAACGCGGAACCGGCCGTCCTGGTCGGCGCCGTACGGGAGGTGGCGCACGGGGAGGGCTTCCTGACCCCGGCGATCGCCCGGCGGCTGATCTCCGAGTTCGCCCTCCAGGCGCCGTCGTCGCGGCCCTCGCTGCCGGACGGGGCCGCGCAGACCCTGGACACCCTCACCAAGCGGGAGTTGGAGGTGCTGGCCTGCATCGGGCGGGGGCTGGCCAACAGCGCCATCGCCCAGACCCTGAACCTGGCCGAGGGCACCGTCAAGACGCATACCAGCCGGATCCTGTCGAAGCTGAACCTGCGCAGCCGGGTGCAGGCGGCGATCCTGGCGCAGCAGCACGGGGTCACCCTGCGGGGGTGA
- a CDS encoding sensor histidine kinase: MGFFAGCLILYVLGGPRVMGGEIPVWQAVLPVLVLCAATAFRSVLPLAAVLVGTVTVSLEAAASGGLGPVLIYTDLLYAAALYGAPWLCRALQFGTVAATMAATVVFLFIGDRSEGVTTGLIVALLLISPVWTGVLIRNHKEQADAERQRAAQINRLAELDRKTVLQTERTRMARELHDLVANHLSAIAIHSSAVLSLQEAHGGRKDRGGGADEEDPVLRALAVIRENSVQGLAEMRRMVVLLRSDRAVDDDWDRPQLNALGALVEQARPAAAAAELTLHTEFPESFPEVSSVIEVTAYRIVQEALTNCLKHAAAGRVRIRCETGAEQLTISVESPLARPDVPARQRRPGDPATAGAGAGLAGMSERATLVGGVFDAGPDRSAPGRWRVRAVLPLGQNS, from the coding sequence GTGGGTTTCTTCGCCGGCTGCCTGATTCTGTATGTCCTGGGCGGGCCGCGGGTGATGGGAGGCGAGATCCCCGTATGGCAGGCCGTCCTCCCGGTGCTGGTGCTGTGCGCGGCGACCGCCTTCCGCAGTGTGCTGCCGTTGGCCGCGGTGCTCGTGGGCACCGTGACCGTCAGCCTCGAAGCGGCGGCCAGCGGCGGGCTGGGGCCGGTGCTGATCTACACCGACCTGCTGTACGCGGCGGCGCTGTACGGGGCGCCCTGGCTGTGCCGGGCGCTCCAGTTCGGCACCGTCGCGGCGACCATGGCCGCCACCGTCGTCTTCCTCTTCATCGGCGACCGGTCCGAGGGCGTGACGACCGGGCTGATCGTGGCGCTGCTGCTCATCTCCCCGGTCTGGACCGGGGTGTTGATACGGAACCACAAGGAGCAGGCGGACGCCGAGCGGCAGCGGGCGGCGCAGATCAACCGGCTGGCGGAGCTGGACCGCAAGACCGTGCTCCAGACCGAACGCACCCGGATGGCACGGGAGTTGCACGACCTGGTCGCCAACCACCTCAGCGCCATCGCCATCCACTCCAGCGCGGTGCTGTCCCTCCAGGAGGCCCACGGCGGCCGGAAGGACCGGGGCGGCGGGGCGGACGAGGAGGATCCGGTGCTGCGGGCGCTGGCGGTGATCCGCGAGAACAGCGTGCAGGGGCTGGCCGAGATGCGGCGCATGGTGGTGCTGCTGCGCTCCGACCGGGCGGTGGACGACGACTGGGACCGGCCGCAGCTGAACGCGCTGGGGGCGCTGGTCGAACAGGCCCGGCCCGCCGCCGCCGCGGCGGAGCTGACGCTGCACACCGAGTTCCCCGAGAGCTTCCCCGAGGTGTCGTCGGTGATCGAGGTGACCGCGTACCGCATCGTGCAGGAGGCGCTGACCAACTGCCTCAAGCACGCCGCGGCCGGGCGGGTGCGGATCCGCTGCGAGACCGGCGCCGAGCAGCTGACCATCTCCGTCGAGAGCCCGCTGGCCCGCCCGGACGTGCCCGCCCGGCAGCGGCGCCCCGGGGATCCGGCGACCGCCGGGGCCGGCGCCGGGCTCGCCGGGATGTCCGAGCGGGCCACGCTGGTCGGCGGCGTCTTCGACGCGGGCCCCGACCGGTCGGCCCCCGGCCGCTGGCGGGTCCGCGCGGTGCTCCCGTTGGGTCAGAACTCCTGA
- a CDS encoding 4'-phosphopantetheinyl transferase superfamily protein: protein METNAALLDLDQELLDQELPGQFGPDQVPVFVVPVGDVPEGNDPHPGCGSELTADSCPSLNGHTRATLDAASRGWLLARLPARVRAAMTAAGHWELYGTRGLLVVACGDGARQMGFSVESVRRVRQETSALHTPYEILTARESRAAAGRPAAERERLITRFWVRKDAALQAVGRGLSLAPERIEAGFPADSGTVAVPGPCGSEIPVSVRNFTFSPAYEFAVATPEPHCVTPAFAYSVR from the coding sequence GTGGAAACGAACGCCGCTCTTCTCGATCTTGACCAGGAACTCCTCGACCAGGAACTCCCTGGCCAGTTCGGCCCCGATCAAGTCCCCGTCTTCGTGGTCCCCGTGGGGGACGTCCCCGAAGGGAACGACCCGCACCCCGGGTGCGGGAGCGAGTTGACCGCCGACAGCTGTCCGTCCCTCAACGGACACACCAGAGCCACCCTGGACGCCGCGTCCCGCGGCTGGCTGCTCGCCCGGCTCCCCGCCCGGGTCCGCGCCGCGATGACCGCCGCCGGCCACTGGGAGCTGTACGGCACCCGCGGCCTGCTGGTCGTGGCCTGCGGCGACGGTGCCCGCCAGATGGGCTTCTCCGTCGAATCCGTGCGCCGCGTACGCCAGGAGACCTCCGCGCTGCACACCCCGTACGAGATCCTCACCGCGCGGGAGTCCCGCGCAGCCGCCGGCCGCCCGGCCGCCGAACGCGAACGCCTCATCACCCGCTTCTGGGTGCGCAAGGACGCCGCCCTCCAGGCTGTCGGCCGCGGCCTCTCCCTCGCCCCCGAGCGCATCGAAGCCGGTTTCCCCGCCGACTCCGGCACGGTCGCCGTCCCCGGCCCCTGCGGCAGCGAAATCCCGGTCAGCGTCCGCAACTTCACCTTCTCCCCGGCGTACGAGTTCGCGGTGGCGACTCCGGAACCGCACTGTGTCACGCCCGCGTTCGCCTATTCCGTCAGGTAA
- a CDS encoding transglycosylase family protein, whose product MPSPLAVRTAVALPSALLALLTAAGGAAADEPPPSGTDWEKVAACESSGDWHSNTGNGYHGGLQISPSTWRAYGGDRFARRADLASRAEQIAVAERIVQDQGLGAWPNCAPQALARARYVADRGYPGRRLGLRL is encoded by the coding sequence ATGCCGTCGCCTCTCGCCGTACGCACCGCCGTCGCACTCCCGTCCGCCCTGCTCGCCCTGCTGACCGCCGCCGGCGGCGCCGCGGCGGACGAACCGCCCCCCTCCGGTACCGACTGGGAGAAGGTCGCCGCCTGCGAGAGCAGCGGCGACTGGCACTCCAACACCGGCAACGGCTACCACGGCGGCCTCCAGATCTCCCCGTCCACCTGGCGCGCCTACGGCGGCGACCGGTTCGCGCGGCGCGCCGACCTGGCCAGCCGCGCCGAGCAGATCGCCGTCGCCGAGCGCATCGTCCAGGACCAGGGCCTGGGCGCCTGGCCCAACTGCGCCCCGCAGGCCCTCGCCCGCGCCCGCTACGTGGCCGACCGCGGCTATCCGGGACGGCGCCTCGGGCTGCGTCTCTGA
- a CDS encoding cupin domain-containing protein: MSDQARDQATEPLVLSAALASFDALWSPRIVTRVNDYDVRVAKVRGEHLWHAHTDTDEFFLVVEGELFISLREAAGERTVRLPRGSVFTVPRGTEHKPHSPSGASILVFEPTGTMTVGDRHEEIPDHVDATAGHALGAAGR, translated from the coding sequence ATGAGTGATCAAGCACGTGACCAGGCAACCGAGCCGCTCGTCCTCAGCGCGGCGCTGGCCTCCTTCGACGCCCTGTGGAGCCCCCGGATCGTCACCCGGGTCAACGACTACGACGTACGGGTCGCCAAGGTGCGGGGCGAGCACCTCTGGCACGCCCACACCGACACGGACGAGTTCTTCCTGGTCGTGGAGGGCGAGCTGTTCATCTCGCTGCGCGAAGCCGCAGGGGAGCGGACGGTCCGACTCCCCCGGGGCTCGGTCTTCACCGTCCCCCGCGGCACCGAGCACAAGCCGCACTCCCCGTCCGGCGCCTCGATCCTGGTCTTCGAGCCCACCGGCACGATGACGGTCGGCGACCGGCACGAGGAGATCCCGGACCACGTGGACGCGACCGCCGGGCACGCGCTCGGGGCGGCGGGCCGCTGA
- a CDS encoding GlxA family transcriptional regulator produces the protein MPQGSSQPAAGRPHRVVVIVDENSNPFELGCAIEVFGLPRPEIGRDLYDFRLCSPEPRTLMRDGFFTLTGVADLAAADEADTLIVPNRPDVDVPRRAAVLDAVRRARDRGARLVGFCSGAFTLAEAGVLDGRRATAHWRWADSFRARFPAVRLETDVLFVDDGDILTAAGSAAALDLGLYVVRRDHGAEIANAVSRRLVFAGHRDGGQRQFVERPVPRVADSSLAPLLAWAQEHLDAPLTVSGLAARATVSPATLHRRFRAQLGTTPLAWLTGERLALACRLIERGEPRLDVVARKCGLGTAANLRALMRRETGLTPSAYRRRFGPPTAPRPAA, from the coding sequence ATGCCGCAAGGATCCTCGCAACCGGCCGCCGGCCGCCCGCACCGCGTCGTCGTCATCGTCGACGAGAACTCCAACCCCTTCGAACTCGGCTGCGCCATCGAGGTGTTCGGCCTGCCCCGCCCCGAAATCGGCCGGGACCTCTACGACTTCCGGCTCTGCTCACCCGAGCCGAGGACATTGATGCGCGACGGGTTCTTCACCCTCACCGGCGTCGCCGACCTGGCCGCGGCCGACGAAGCGGACACCCTGATCGTCCCGAACCGGCCGGACGTCGACGTGCCGCGCCGCGCCGCCGTGCTCGATGCCGTCCGCCGGGCGCGGGACCGCGGCGCGCGCCTGGTCGGCTTCTGCAGCGGCGCGTTCACCCTCGCCGAGGCGGGGGTCCTGGACGGCCGCCGGGCCACCGCCCACTGGCGGTGGGCGGACAGCTTCCGGGCCCGCTTCCCCGCCGTCCGGCTGGAGACCGACGTGCTGTTCGTGGACGACGGCGACATCCTCACCGCCGCGGGCAGCGCCGCGGCGCTCGACCTGGGGCTGTACGTGGTCCGCCGCGACCACGGCGCGGAGATCGCCAACGCGGTCAGCCGGCGGCTGGTCTTCGCCGGCCACCGGGACGGCGGCCAGCGCCAGTTCGTGGAGCGCCCCGTGCCGCGCGTGGCCGACTCCTCGCTGGCCCCCCTCCTGGCCTGGGCGCAGGAACACCTGGACGCCCCGCTCACCGTCTCCGGGCTGGCCGCACGCGCCACCGTCAGCCCGGCCACCCTCCACCGCCGCTTCCGTGCCCAGCTGGGCACCACCCCGCTGGCCTGGCTGACCGGCGAACGGCTCGCCCTCGCCTGCCGGTTGATCGAACGCGGCGAGCCCCGCCTCGACGTCGTCGCCCGGAAGTGCGGCCTGGGCACGGCCGCCAATCTGCGCGCCCTGATGCGTCGCGAGACGGGGCTGACACCGTCCGCGTACCGGCGCCGCTTCGGTCCGCCCACGGCGCCCCGGCCCGCCGCATGA
- a CDS encoding CapA family protein, whose protein sequence is MAGDLVTVSLCGDVMLGRGVDQILPHPGDPELREPYVADARSYIGLAEAANGPIPRPVAFPWPWGDALAALDGAAPAARVINLETSVTRSDTFAPGRQIHYRMNPANLPCLAAARPDVCVLANNHVLDFGRAGLAETLESLAGAGLRAAGAGANAAAARHPAAVPLDGGRRLLTLSFGMPSSGIPHTWAATARHGGVHFVARPTLAAATELVARLGPEKRPGDLAVASVHWGSNWGYEVSPEQIAFAHTLVDGGVDVVHGHSAHHPRPLEVYRGKLVLHGCGDFIDDYEGITGFERYRDDLRPLYLASLEPDTGRLHALRIVLFQAHRMRLRYAGPDDCRWLAALLDRIGTGFRPCAVSAAEATLTLRPAPDAV, encoded by the coding sequence ATGGCCGGTGATCTGGTCACAGTCAGTCTCTGCGGCGATGTGATGCTCGGCCGCGGCGTCGACCAGATCCTGCCGCATCCCGGCGATCCCGAGCTGCGCGAGCCGTACGTGGCGGACGCCCGCTCCTACATCGGGCTGGCCGAGGCGGCGAACGGCCCGATCCCCCGCCCGGTCGCCTTCCCCTGGCCGTGGGGCGACGCGCTGGCGGCCCTCGACGGGGCCGCGCCCGCCGCCCGCGTGATCAACCTGGAGACCAGCGTCACCCGGAGCGACACCTTCGCCCCCGGCCGGCAGATCCACTACCGCATGAACCCCGCCAACCTCCCGTGCCTGGCCGCGGCCCGCCCGGACGTCTGCGTGCTGGCCAACAACCACGTGCTGGACTTCGGCCGCGCCGGGCTGGCGGAGACCCTGGAGAGCCTGGCGGGCGCGGGCCTGCGCGCCGCGGGCGCGGGGGCGAACGCGGCGGCGGCGCGGCACCCGGCCGCCGTCCCCCTCGACGGCGGCCGCCGGCTGCTGACCCTCTCCTTCGGGATGCCGTCCAGCGGCATCCCCCACACCTGGGCCGCGACCGCGCGGCACGGCGGGGTGCACTTCGTGGCCCGCCCGACGCTCGCCGCCGCGACCGAGCTGGTGGCCCGGCTGGGCCCGGAGAAGCGCCCCGGCGACCTGGCGGTGGCCTCGGTCCACTGGGGCTCCAACTGGGGCTACGAGGTCTCCCCCGAGCAGATCGCCTTCGCCCACACGCTCGTCGACGGCGGTGTGGACGTCGTCCACGGCCACTCCGCGCACCACCCCCGCCCCCTGGAGGTCTACCGGGGAAAGCTCGTCCTCCACGGCTGCGGCGACTTCATCGACGACTACGAGGGCATCACCGGCTTCGAGCGCTACCGCGACGACCTGCGCCCGCTCTACCTCGCCTCCCTGGAGCCCGACACCGGACGGCTCCACGCACTGCGGATCGTCCTCTTCCAGGCCCACCGGATGCGCCTGCGGTACGCCGGGCCGGACGACTGCCGGTGGCTGGCGGCCCTCCTCGACCGGATCGGCACCGGCTTCCGCCCCTGCGCCGTCTCGGCCGCGGAGGCCACCCTGACCCTCCGCCCGGCACCGGACGCGGTGTGA
- a CDS encoding HpcH/HpaI aldolase/citrate lyase family protein, whose translation MTDVVRSAEAHGAVRARRSVLYMPGANERALEKARSLPADALILDLEDAVAPDAKAEARQRVAAAAASGAYGHREVTIRVNGPGTAWHADDLRAAAEAGPDAVVVPKVESAQTVREVERALEAAGAPDRTAIWAMVETPRAMLDARAVAGASERLTVLVMGTNDLAKELHAEHVPGRAPLLTGLSLALLAARESGKAILDGVYNDVRDLVGFEAECVQGRQFGFDGKTLIHPSQVEPCNRVFAPAEEDIARARKVIEAFELAEREGRGVVTVDGRMIENLHVEDARRVLALAEAVAGR comes from the coding sequence GTGACGGACGTGGTGCGGAGCGCGGAGGCGCACGGTGCCGTGCGGGCCCGGCGGTCGGTGCTGTACATGCCGGGGGCCAACGAACGGGCGCTGGAGAAGGCCAGGTCGCTGCCGGCCGACGCGCTGATCCTCGACCTGGAGGACGCGGTCGCGCCGGACGCCAAGGCCGAGGCCCGGCAGCGGGTGGCGGCGGCCGCGGCCTCGGGCGCGTACGGGCACCGGGAGGTGACGATCCGGGTCAACGGGCCCGGTACCGCGTGGCACGCCGACGACCTGCGGGCGGCGGCCGAGGCCGGTCCGGACGCGGTCGTGGTGCCGAAGGTGGAGTCCGCGCAGACCGTACGGGAGGTCGAGCGGGCGCTGGAGGCGGCCGGGGCGCCGGACCGCACCGCGATCTGGGCGATGGTGGAGACGCCGCGGGCGATGCTGGACGCCCGTGCGGTGGCCGGGGCGAGCGAGCGCCTCACGGTGCTGGTGATGGGCACCAACGACCTGGCGAAGGAGCTGCACGCGGAACACGTGCCGGGCCGGGCGCCGCTGCTGACCGGGCTGTCGCTGGCGCTGCTGGCGGCCCGCGAGTCGGGGAAGGCGATCCTGGACGGGGTCTACAACGACGTGCGGGACCTCGTGGGGTTCGAGGCGGAATGCGTCCAGGGGCGGCAGTTCGGCTTCGACGGGAAGACGCTGATCCATCCGTCCCAAGTCGAGCCGTGCAACCGGGTGTTCGCACCGGCCGAGGAGGACATCGCCCGCGCGCGCAAGGTCATCGAGGCGTTCGAGCTCGCCGAGCGGGAGGGGCGGGGCGTGGTCACCGTCGACGGGCGGATGATCGAGAACCTGCATGTGGAGGACGCCCGGCGGGTGCTGGCGCTGGCCGAGGCGGTGGCCGGGAGGTAG
- a CDS encoding HpcH/HpaI aldolase/citrate lyase family protein, translating to MRSPKDFFRPLAVGAPEPVREVPFRPSRMIHFFDPGNPKMAAKVPAIAPTVDVLLGNLEDAVAADRKEAARAGLVEVARSVDFGETQLWTRINSLDSPWALDDLLTLVTEIGDRLDVIMVPKVESAADIHYVDRLVAQLEARAGIRRPILVHAILETPAGVANVEEIAGASPRMQGMSLGPADLAASRRMKTTRVGGGHPGYLVRQDPDRERPDAPRAVFQQDLWHYTIARMVDACAAHGILPYYGPFGDIKDTVGCEDQFRNAFLLGCVGAWSLHPVQIGIAKKVFSPDPDDVAWARRVIAAMGDGTGAVMIDGKMQDDATFKQCRVVAELAQTLAARDPELRAAYAAAAAAGEEQ from the coding sequence ATGCGCTCTCCGAAGGACTTCTTTCGCCCGTTGGCGGTCGGGGCACCGGAGCCGGTGCGGGAGGTGCCGTTCCGTCCGTCGCGGATGATCCATTTCTTTGATCCGGGGAACCCGAAGATGGCGGCCAAGGTGCCGGCCATCGCGCCGACGGTCGATGTGCTGCTCGGCAATCTGGAGGACGCGGTCGCCGCGGACCGCAAGGAGGCGGCGCGGGCGGGGCTGGTCGAGGTCGCCCGGAGCGTCGACTTCGGCGAGACGCAGCTGTGGACGCGGATCAACAGCCTTGACTCGCCGTGGGCGTTGGACGATCTGCTGACGCTGGTCACCGAGATCGGGGACCGGCTCGACGTGATCATGGTGCCGAAGGTGGAGAGCGCCGCGGACATCCACTACGTGGACCGGCTGGTGGCCCAGCTGGAGGCGCGGGCCGGGATCCGGCGGCCGATCCTGGTGCACGCCATTCTGGAGACGCCCGCCGGTGTCGCAAACGTCGAGGAGATCGCCGGGGCCAGCCCCCGGATGCAGGGGATGTCGCTGGGGCCGGCCGATCTGGCGGCCAGCCGGCGGATGAAGACCACCCGGGTCGGCGGCGGGCATCCGGGATACCTGGTGCGCCAGGACCCGGACCGGGAGCGACCGGACGCCCCGCGCGCCGTGTTCCAACAGGACCTCTGGCACTACACGATCGCGCGGATGGTGGACGCCTGCGCGGCGCACGGGATCCTGCCGTATTACGGGCCGTTCGGCGACATCAAGGACACCGTCGGCTGCGAGGACCAGTTCCGCAACGCGTTCCTGCTCGGGTGCGTCGGGGCGTGGAGCCTGCATCCGGTGCAGATCGGGATCGCGAAGAAGGTGTTCTCGCCGGACCCGGACGACGTCGCCTGGGCCCGCCGGGTCATCGCGGCCATGGGCGACGGCACCGGCGCGGTGATGATCGACGGCAAGATGCAGGACGACGCCACGTTCAAGCAGTGCCGGGTGGTGGCGGAGCTGGCGCAGACGCTCGCGGCGCGGGACCCGGAGCTGCGGGCGGCGTATGCCGCAGCGGCGGCGGCAGGGGAGGAGCAGTGA
- a CDS encoding GNAT family N-acetyltransferase, giving the protein MSDPEIRAARPDERETVETLFTEASTWLAVRGIDQWQYPPRRDLITAALRRGELFLALRRQRPVGMFQLDGFADPEFWGAADRPDSALYMHRMTVGRQAVGEGIGAVLLDWAAGRAAAAGKAYLRLDAWKDNPGLHRYYRSVGFVPVRVVDLPHRRSGALFQRAV; this is encoded by the coding sequence ATGAGCGATCCGGAGATCAGGGCCGCCCGGCCCGACGAGCGCGAGACGGTGGAGACCCTGTTCACCGAAGCCTCAACCTGGCTTGCCGTACGGGGAATCGACCAGTGGCAGTACCCACCGCGCCGCGACCTGATCACCGCGGCGCTGCGGCGCGGCGAGCTGTTCCTCGCGCTGCGGCGGCAGCGCCCCGTCGGGATGTTCCAGCTCGACGGGTTCGCCGACCCGGAGTTCTGGGGTGCCGCCGACCGGCCGGACTCGGCGCTGTACATGCACCGGATGACGGTCGGCCGGCAGGCCGTTGGGGAGGGGATCGGGGCCGTGCTGCTGGACTGGGCCGCCGGCCGGGCGGCGGCGGCCGGGAAGGCGTATCTGCGGCTGGACGCCTGGAAGGACAACCCCGGGCTGCACCGCTACTACCGCTCGGTGGGCTTCGTGCCGGTGCGCGTCGTGGACCTGCCGCACCGGCGGTCGGGTGCGCTGTTCCAGCGGGCGGTGTGA